One Kribbella sp. NBC_00662 genomic region harbors:
- the leuA gene encoding 2-isopropylmalate synthase, with product MPTHRYRAFPPIDLPDRTWPAKSVDHTPRWLSTDLRDGNQALVEPMSPARKRRMFDLLVKMGYKEIEVGFPSASQYDFDFVRSLIEGDAIPDDVTISVLTQAREELIERTVQSLQGSPKATIHLYNATAPLFRRVVFNVDKAECRNIAVRGTETVMKYADEMLGDCEFGYQYSPEIFTGTELEFALEVCEAVSDVWQPAEGREIILNLPATVEMCTPNVYADQIEWFGRHLTRREHSAISLHPHNDRGTAVAATELALMAGADRVEGCLFGHGERTGNVDLVTLGMNLFSQGIDPQIDFSDIDEIRRTVEYCTQMRVPERQPYSGDLVYTAFSGSHQDAIKKGLEALDKQAAAEGKPVGDIAWEAPYLPIDPKDVGRSYEAVIRVNSQSGKGGVAYMMKSEHRLDLPRRLQIEFSRVIQQHTDNEGGEVGPQQMWDIFAAEYLAPGKLSLLSVNSTSGEGQGDQLRVQVYSNGVPHELVGEGNGPVSAFVDAIKPLKYDVRVLDYHEHALSAGGDALAAAYVECEVGDEVFWGVGRDANILTASLKAVVSAVNRATR from the coding sequence ATGCCGACCCACCGCTACCGCGCGTTCCCGCCGATCGACCTGCCCGACCGCACCTGGCCGGCCAAGTCCGTCGACCACACCCCGCGCTGGCTGTCCACCGACCTCCGCGACGGCAACCAGGCCCTGGTCGAGCCGATGTCGCCGGCCCGCAAGCGGCGGATGTTCGACCTGCTGGTGAAGATGGGCTACAAGGAGATCGAGGTCGGCTTCCCGAGCGCCAGCCAGTACGACTTCGACTTCGTCCGCAGTCTGATCGAGGGCGACGCGATCCCGGACGACGTGACGATCTCGGTGCTGACCCAGGCGCGCGAGGAGCTGATCGAGCGGACCGTGCAGTCGCTGCAGGGCTCGCCGAAGGCCACCATCCACCTGTACAACGCGACCGCGCCGCTGTTCCGCCGGGTCGTGTTCAACGTCGACAAGGCCGAGTGCCGCAACATCGCCGTCCGCGGCACCGAGACCGTGATGAAGTACGCCGACGAGATGCTCGGCGACTGCGAGTTCGGGTACCAGTACAGCCCGGAGATCTTCACCGGCACCGAGCTGGAGTTCGCGCTCGAGGTCTGCGAGGCGGTCAGCGACGTCTGGCAGCCCGCCGAGGGCCGCGAGATCATCCTGAACCTGCCCGCCACCGTCGAGATGTGCACCCCGAACGTCTACGCCGACCAGATCGAGTGGTTCGGCCGGCACCTGACCCGGCGTGAGCACAGCGCGATCAGCCTGCATCCGCACAACGACCGCGGTACGGCGGTGGCGGCGACCGAGCTCGCGCTGATGGCCGGCGCGGACCGGGTCGAGGGCTGCCTGTTCGGGCACGGCGAGCGCACCGGCAACGTCGACCTGGTCACGCTGGGGATGAACCTGTTCAGCCAGGGCATCGACCCGCAGATCGACTTCTCCGACATCGACGAGATCCGCCGTACGGTCGAGTACTGCACGCAGATGCGCGTTCCCGAGCGTCAGCCGTACTCCGGCGACCTGGTCTACACCGCTTTCTCCGGCTCGCACCAGGACGCGATCAAGAAGGGCCTGGAGGCGCTCGACAAGCAGGCCGCGGCCGAGGGCAAGCCGGTCGGCGACATCGCCTGGGAGGCGCCGTACCTGCCGATCGACCCGAAGGACGTCGGCCGCAGCTACGAGGCCGTGATCCGGGTCAACTCGCAGTCCGGCAAGGGCGGCGTCGCCTACATGATGAAGTCCGAGCACCGGCTCGACCTGCCGCGCCGGCTGCAGATCGAGTTCAGCCGGGTGATCCAGCAGCACACCGACAACGAGGGCGGCGAGGTCGGCCCGCAGCAGATGTGGGACATCTTCGCGGCCGAGTACCTCGCGCCGGGCAAGCTGTCGCTGCTGAGCGTCAACTCGACGTCCGGCGAGGGCCAGGGCGACCAGCTCCGGGTTCAGGTCTATTCCAATGGCGTGCCGCACGAGCTCGTTGGCGAGGGCAACGGCCCGGTCTCGGCCTTCGTCGACGCGATCAAGCCGCTGAAGTACGACGTCCGCGTGCTCGACTACCACGAGCACGCGCTCTCCGCCGGCGGTGACGCGCTGGCCGCGGCGTACGTCGAATGTGAGGTCGGCGACGAGGTTTTCTGGGGTGTCGGGCGTGACGCGAACATTCTCACTGCCTCGCTGAAGGCGGTCGTCTCGGCTGTCAATCGCGCCACGCGCTGA
- a CDS encoding ABC transporter permease, whose protein sequence is MLTVFIVTSGTFFLVRLLPGNPVDTYIQTQIAQTGISYEAAAAQAKNLFSLDPNAPLIQQYLTYMGNLLHGDFGNSALSPGTTVASVIKTYLPWTLFSVGVATVIAFIIGIAAGMTMAYRRETWLDHLLTSIGALLHAIPNYILAILIVVFLGVKLQWFNLTEARGSYTPGVHPSFSLAFLNDIFYHATLPILAYTLTTVGSWALVMKSSTVETLGEDYVTVARARGLSDSRIRNGYVGRNAVLPLFSQLAVSLGFVVGGSIFVEKIFGYQGIGFSLFNAVNGRDYAVLQGIFLVVTISVVAANLLADILYSRLDPRIRVQGKG, encoded by the coding sequence GTGTTGACCGTCTTCATCGTCACCAGCGGTACGTTCTTCCTGGTCCGGCTGCTGCCGGGTAACCCGGTCGACACCTACATCCAGACCCAGATCGCGCAGACCGGTATCTCGTACGAGGCCGCCGCCGCGCAGGCGAAGAACCTCTTCTCCCTGGACCCGAACGCGCCGCTGATCCAGCAGTACCTGACGTACATGGGGAACCTGCTGCACGGCGACTTCGGCAACTCGGCGCTCTCGCCGGGCACGACGGTCGCCTCGGTGATCAAGACCTACCTGCCGTGGACGCTGTTCTCCGTCGGCGTGGCCACGGTGATCGCGTTCATCATCGGCATCGCGGCAGGCATGACCATGGCGTACCGCCGCGAGACCTGGCTGGATCATCTGCTCACCTCGATCGGCGCGCTGCTGCACGCGATCCCGAACTACATCCTGGCGATCCTGATCGTGGTCTTCCTCGGGGTGAAACTGCAATGGTTCAACCTGACCGAAGCGCGCGGTTCCTACACACCAGGCGTGCATCCGTCGTTCAGCCTCGCTTTTCTGAACGACATCTTCTACCACGCGACGCTGCCGATCCTGGCCTACACACTGACCACGGTCGGCTCCTGGGCGCTGGTGATGAAGTCGTCCACGGTGGAGACCCTCGGTGAGGACTACGTGACCGTCGCCCGGGCCCGCGGCCTGTCCGACTCACGGATCAGGAACGGGTACGTCGGGCGCAACGCTGTACTGCCGCTGTTCAGCCAGCTCGCGGTCTCGCTCGGATTCGTCGTCGGCGGGTCGATCTTCGTGGAGAAGATCTTCGGCTACCAGGGCATCGGGTTCAGCCTCTTCAACGCGGTCAACGGCCGCGACTACGCCGTACTGCAAGGGATCTTCCTGGTCGTCACGATCTCCGTGGTGGCGGCCAACCTGCTCGCCGACATTCTCTACAGCCGGCTGGATCCGCGGATCCGGGTCCAGGGCAAGGGGTGA
- a CDS encoding ABC transporter permease, which produces MTEATIPVAAVGTTGVSRFAGILSSLRRSPAGFIGFVLVALLVLISAIGPFFTPEVAPNVKEILLPAGSPGHLLGTDNEGKDVLVQMIAGGRTVIFVGFVAAAISTVLAIVLGSLAAYLGGWVDSVVVTLADVFLTVPQIVLLAVLGAFFKLDSPVLLALLVGALSWPVLTRAVRAQVFSLKEREFVEAARLLDLGTPRVVFVEILPNMASFILMNFMIGVTNAIYQLVGLYLLGLAPLTGSNWGIMLNRAWIAGAIFNDNSLAWILSPIVAIVLLLLGLVMMTRSLEEILNPRLRDR; this is translated from the coding sequence ATGACCGAAGCAACTATCCCCGTCGCCGCGGTCGGGACCACCGGCGTCTCCCGCTTCGCCGGCATCCTCAGCTCGCTGCGGCGCAGCCCGGCCGGTTTCATCGGCTTCGTCCTGGTCGCCCTGCTGGTGCTGATCAGCGCGATCGGGCCGTTCTTCACCCCCGAGGTGGCGCCGAACGTCAAGGAGATCCTGCTCCCGGCTGGCTCACCCGGCCACCTGCTCGGCACCGACAACGAGGGCAAGGACGTCCTGGTCCAGATGATCGCCGGCGGCCGGACGGTGATCTTCGTCGGCTTCGTCGCCGCGGCGATCTCCACCGTGCTGGCGATCGTGCTCGGCTCGCTGGCCGCCTACCTCGGCGGCTGGGTCGACTCGGTCGTCGTCACCCTGGCCGACGTCTTCCTGACCGTCCCGCAGATCGTCCTGCTCGCGGTCCTCGGAGCGTTCTTCAAGCTCGACTCGCCGGTCCTGCTGGCGCTGCTGGTCGGCGCCCTGTCCTGGCCGGTCCTGACCCGTGCGGTCCGGGCCCAGGTGTTCTCGCTGAAGGAACGCGAGTTCGTCGAAGCCGCCCGGCTACTGGATCTCGGCACGCCCCGGGTGGTGTTCGTCGAGATCCTGCCGAACATGGCCAGCTTCATCCTGATGAACTTCATGATCGGCGTGACCAACGCGATCTACCAGCTGGTCGGCCTCTACCTGCTCGGTCTCGCCCCGCTGACCGGGTCCAACTGGGGCATCATGCTCAACCGCGCCTGGATCGCCGGCGCGATCTTCAACGACAACAGTCTGGCCTGGATCCTGAGCCCGATTGTCGCGATCGTCCTGCTGCTGCTCGGATTGGTGATGATGACTCGATCCCTCGAAGAGATCCTCAACCCGCGTCTCCGGGACCGGTGA
- a CDS encoding ABC transporter ATP-binding protein yields MVTTTTSGAARAVRGGEGKPLLSIRDFKVEYRTGSGATVQAVRGVDLDLYPGESLALVGESGCGKTTFGLGLLRLLPRLGHASGKVIFNRGDGTEIDVLGLDGRDLRQFRWRDAAMVFQGAMNAFNPVLKIRAHMHDTMRAHTKATRQEIEDRAGELLRLVRLEPERVMDCYPHELSGGMRQRVLIAMSLLLEPEVLILDEPTTALDILTQRSIVDVLHEVRERLGFSMIFISHDLSLAAELADRVATMYAGRLVETGGVRDLFYRPRHPYTLGLIKAVPPIVGDLPDLESIPGGPPSLAALPPGCTFNPRCKFATDECRQAEPDLVPVTDQAGSAHDVACIHWKDVHLDREAPVQDIGTAS; encoded by the coding sequence ATGGTGACCACGACGACCTCGGGAGCCGCCCGCGCGGTGCGCGGCGGCGAAGGCAAGCCACTGCTGTCGATCCGCGACTTCAAGGTCGAGTACCGGACCGGCTCGGGCGCCACGGTGCAAGCGGTGCGCGGCGTCGACCTCGACCTCTACCCGGGCGAGAGCCTGGCGCTGGTGGGGGAGAGCGGCTGCGGCAAGACGACGTTCGGACTCGGGCTGCTCCGGCTGCTGCCGCGGCTCGGCCACGCCAGCGGCAAGGTGATCTTCAACCGCGGCGACGGCACCGAGATCGACGTTCTCGGCCTGGACGGTCGCGATCTGCGCCAGTTCCGCTGGCGGGACGCGGCGATGGTCTTCCAGGGCGCGATGAACGCGTTCAACCCGGTGCTGAAGATCCGCGCGCACATGCACGACACGATGCGCGCGCACACCAAGGCGACCCGGCAGGAGATCGAGGACCGGGCCGGTGAGCTGCTCCGGCTGGTGCGGCTGGAGCCGGAGCGGGTGATGGACTGCTACCCGCACGAGCTGTCCGGCGGCATGCGGCAGCGCGTGCTGATCGCGATGAGCCTGCTGCTCGAGCCCGAGGTCCTGATCCTGGACGAGCCGACCACCGCGCTCGACATCCTCACCCAGCGGTCGATCGTCGACGTACTGCACGAAGTGCGTGAGCGGCTCGGCTTCTCGATGATCTTCATCTCGCACGACCTGTCGCTGGCCGCCGAGCTCGCCGACCGGGTCGCGACCATGTACGCCGGACGCCTGGTCGAGACCGGCGGCGTCCGCGATCTGTTCTACCGCCCGCGGCACCCGTACACGCTCGGCCTGATCAAGGCCGTCCCGCCGATCGTCGGCGACCTGCCCGACCTGGAGTCGATCCCGGGCGGTCCGCCGAGCCTGGCCGCACTGCCGCCGGGCTGCACCTTCAACCCGCGGTGCAAGTTCGCCACGGACGAGTGCAGACAAGCCGAACCGGACCTGGTCCCGGTGACCGACCAGGCGGGCAGTGCGCACGACGTCGCCTGCATCCACTGGAAGGACGTGCACCTCGATCGCGAGGCGCCCGTCCAAGACATCGGGACCGCATCATGA